Proteins co-encoded in one Malus sylvestris chromosome 7, drMalSylv7.2, whole genome shotgun sequence genomic window:
- the LOC126629887 gene encoding uncharacterized protein LOC126629887 encodes MATSNFSVSIQLFIDTNRKKVLFAEAGKDFVDLLFGLLSLSNGDVIKLLSGHGMVRCLDKIYGSLENLSPKYTLPNLDKNILLLHPCVEEGYVRDFTYMVMDDLEVKPLSTVSILDVLNKSDVKDVGKLDVVVVHLGWQEGLELLRGSLLSNSNLTGLFLGEEV; translated from the exons ATGGCAACTTCCAATTTCAGTGTGAGCATCCAGCTTTTCATCGACACAAACCGTAAGAAAGTTTTGTTCGCAGAAGCCGGCAAAGACTTTGTCGACCTTCTATTCGGCCTCCTCTCTCTGAGCAATGGCGACGTCATTAAGTTGCTGTCCGGGCACGGCATGGTTCGATGTCTAGATAAAATTTACGGCAGCCTCGAAAACTTGAGCCCGAAATACACTCTCCCTAATCTCGACAAGAATATCTTGCTACTGCACCCTTGTGTGGAGGAAGGGTATGTGAGGGACTTCACATACATGGTCATGGATGATCTGGAAGTAAAGCCTTTGTCTACAGTTTCCATCCTCGACGTGCTTAACAAGTCCGATGTAAAGGATGTTGGTAAGCTTGATGTGGTGGTGGTTCATCTTGGCTGGCAAGAG ggtttggaattgctgAGAGGGTCGTTGTTATCGAACTCAAATCTCACTGGTTTgttccttggtgaagaggtttGA
- the LOC126627969 gene encoding uncharacterized protein LOC126627969: MATTTVSLKLLIDTKGHRVLFAEAGKDFVDFLFTLLSLPVGTVIRLLSKDNMVGSLGRLYDSVENLNDTYMLPNLNKDTLLKPTSPIGCANVPHLLTSDRSTVKKVYMCGSYHRYVADDPRAVCPQCRSAISTEVPYVAAPATAKGSSGGGAGFVKDVVTYMIMDNLEVKPMSTISCIALLNKFNVKEVGALEEKVVHMGMDEGLKLLKASLESNNVLSNVFLCEKEE; the protein is encoded by the exons ATGGCAACCACCACTGTGAGCTTGAAGCTCTTGATTGATACAAAGGGCCACAGAGTTCTGTTTGCCGAAGCCGGCAAGGACTTTGTGGATTTCCTTTTCACCCTTCTGTCTCTGCCGGTTGGAACTGTCATTAGGCTCCTCTCTAAGGACAACATGGTTGGTAGCTTAGGCCGACTTTACGACAGTGTCGAAAATCTAAATGACACATACATGCTGCCCAATCTCAACAAGGACACTCTGCTGAAACCCACGTCCCCCATTGGCTGCGCTAATGTCCCACATTTGCTGACAAGTGATAGATCAACGGTAAAAAAGGTGTACATGTGTGGGAGCTACCACCGGTACGTGGCTGATGACCCTAGGGCCGTTTGTCCACAGTGCAGATCTGCTATATCTACCGAGGTGCCTTATGTTGCTGCTCCGGCTACCGCTAAAGGATCCTCTGGTGGCGGAGCAGGTTTTGTGAAAGATGTTGTGACATACATGATTATGGATAATTTGGAAGTGAAGCCGATGTCCACCATATCATGTATTGCTTTGCTCAACAAGTTCAACGTTAAGGAGGTTGGCGCCCTTGAAGAGAAGGTTGTTCATATGGGCATGGATGAG GGGCTGAAACTGCTGAAGGCATCATTGGAATCAAACAATGTTCTCTCCAATGTCTTCCTTTGTGAGAAAGAGGAGTAA
- the LOC126629610 gene encoding 60S ribosomal protein L23a-1-like, whose translation MAPVKVDSKKKDPKAQALKTAKAVKSGPAFKKKAKKIRTSVTFHRPRTLKKERNPKYPRISATPRNKLDHYQILKYPLTTESAMKKIEDNNTLVFIVDIRADKKKIKDAVKKMYDIQTKKVNTLIRPDGTKKAYVRLTPDYDALDVANKIGII comes from the exons ATGGCCCCTGTTAAAG TTGACAGCAAGAAGAAAGATCCCAAGGCCCAGGCCTTGAAGACTGCCAAGGCTGTGAAATCAGGCCCTGCTTTCAAGAAGAAGGCCAAGAAGATCAGGACATCGGTCACATTCCACAGGCCAAGGACATTGAAGAAGGAAAGGAACCCCAAGTATCCCCGCATCAGTGCAACACCAAGAAACAAGTTGGACCACTATCAAATTCTCAAGTATCCATTGACCACTGAGTCTGCAATGAAAAAGATTGAGGACAACAACACACTGGTATTCATTGTTGACATCCGAGCTGATAAGAAGAAGATCAAGGATGCAGTGAAGAAGATGTACGACATTCAGACCAAGAAAGTGAACACCTTGATCAG GCCTGATGGAACGAAGAAGGCTTACGTCAGGTTGACACCGGACTATGACGCCTTGGATGTTGCCAACAAGATTGGAATcatttaa
- the LOC126629609 gene encoding psbP-like protein 1, chloroplastic isoform X1, whose product MATLQNSPSLHRTPVLNSFTKLHKQSTFHCCRKSNSFLVRAEQASATSTCSPSQDISGRRQVLAAGTIASLALLTNQHSVSFAAENIKGFLPVTDKKDGYEFVYPFGWQEVTIEGQDKVFKDVIEPLETASVTLFPTVKQDIKEFGSPQQVAETLIKKVLSPPTQKTKLIEAVEHDIDGKTYYTFEFIAKAPNFTRHALSTVAIGNGNFYTLTTGANERRWDKMKDKLHTIVDSFKLFKVYD is encoded by the exons ATGGCGACCCTGCAGAACTCACCCTCCCTCCACAGGACCCCTGTCCTCAACTCCTTCACCaag TTACACAAGCAAAGCACATTCCATTGCTGTAGAAAAAGCAATTCTTTTTTGGTAAGAGCAGAGCAGGCTTCAGCAACTTCTACATGCTCTCCTTCTCAAG ATATATCCGGGAGACGCCAAGTGCTAGCAGCAGGAACAATTGCTTCTTTGGCTCTTCTAACTAACCAACATTCTGTATCAT TTGCTGCAGAAAATATCAAGGGATTTCTGCCTGTCACGGACAAGAAAGATGGATACGAATTTGTCTACCCTTTTGGATGGCAG GAAGTAACCATTGAAGGTCAAGACAAGGTATTCAAGGATGTCATTGAGCCGTTAGAGACTGCAAGTGTGACTCTGTTCCCAACCGTCAAGCAAGACATCAAAGAATTCGGGTCCCCGCAACAGGTGGCTGAAACTTTGATCAAGAAGGTTCTGTCTCCTCCTACCCAGAAAACAAAGCTGATTGAGGCAGTAGAG CACGACATCGATGGGAAAACATATTACACGTTTGAGTTCATTGCTAAGGCTCCAAACTTTACTCGCCACGCTCTCAGCACAGTAGCTATCGGCAATG GCAACTTCTACACGTTGACGACAGGGGCTAACGAGAGGAGGTGGGACAAGATGAAAGACAAGTTACACACCATCGTCGATTCCTTCAAGCTTTTCAAAGTCTACGATTAA
- the LOC126629609 gene encoding psbP-like protein 1, chloroplastic isoform X2: MATLQNSPSLHRTPVLNSFTKLHKQSTFHCCRKSNSFLVRAEQASATSTCSPSQENIKGFLPVTDKKDGYEFVYPFGWQEVTIEGQDKVFKDVIEPLETASVTLFPTVKQDIKEFGSPQQVAETLIKKVLSPPTQKTKLIEAVEHDIDGKTYYTFEFIAKAPNFTRHALSTVAIGNGNFYTLTTGANERRWDKMKDKLHTIVDSFKLFKVYD; this comes from the exons ATGGCGACCCTGCAGAACTCACCCTCCCTCCACAGGACCCCTGTCCTCAACTCCTTCACCaag TTACACAAGCAAAGCACATTCCATTGCTGTAGAAAAAGCAATTCTTTTTTGGTAAGAGCAGAGCAGGCTTCAGCAACTTCTACATGCTCTCCTTCTCAAG AAAATATCAAGGGATTTCTGCCTGTCACGGACAAGAAAGATGGATACGAATTTGTCTACCCTTTTGGATGGCAG GAAGTAACCATTGAAGGTCAAGACAAGGTATTCAAGGATGTCATTGAGCCGTTAGAGACTGCAAGTGTGACTCTGTTCCCAACCGTCAAGCAAGACATCAAAGAATTCGGGTCCCCGCAACAGGTGGCTGAAACTTTGATCAAGAAGGTTCTGTCTCCTCCTACCCAGAAAACAAAGCTGATTGAGGCAGTAGAG CACGACATCGATGGGAAAACATATTACACGTTTGAGTTCATTGCTAAGGCTCCAAACTTTACTCGCCACGCTCTCAGCACAGTAGCTATCGGCAATG GCAACTTCTACACGTTGACGACAGGGGCTAACGAGAGGAGGTGGGACAAGATGAAAGACAAGTTACACACCATCGTCGATTCCTTCAAGCTTTTCAAAGTCTACGATTAA
- the LOC126628793 gene encoding ABC transporter B family member 20, producing MMISRGLFGWSPPHVQPLTPVSEVSEPPESPSPYMEQSIDASAQPMEQEEEMDEQEEMEPPPAAVPFSRLFTCADRLDWVLMTVGSIAAAAHGTALVVYLHYFAKIIHVLWIGHNPKGEPPQMNDEQFQKFMDLSLSIMYIAVGVFAAGWIEVSCWILTGERQTAVIRSKYVQVLLNQDMSFFDTYGNNGDIVSQVLSDVLLIQSALSEKVGNYIHNMATFFSGLIIGFINCWQIAAITLATGPFIVAAGGISNIFLHRLAENIQDAYAEAASIAEQAVSYIRTLYAFTNETLAKYSYATSLQATLRYGILISLVQGLGLGFTYGLAICSCALQLWVGRFLVNSHKAHGGEIITALFAVILSGLGLNQAATNFYSFDQGRIAAYRLFEMISRSSSTVNHEGSSLATVQGNIEFRNVYFSYLSRPEIPILSGFYLTVPAKKAVALVGRNGSGKSSIIPLMERFYDPTLGEVLLDGENIKNLRLEWLRSQIGLVTQEPALLSLSIRDNIAYGRDATMDQIEEAAKIAHAHTFITSLEGGYDTQVGRAGLALTEEQKIKLSIARAVLLNPSILLLDEVTGGLDFEAEKAVQEALDLLMLGRSTIIIARRLSLIRNADYIAVMEEGQLVEMGTHDELLTLDGLYAELLKNEEAAKLPRRMPVRNYKETATFQIEKDSSASNSFQEPSSPEMMKSPSLQRTTGMFRMGDNTFNSQESPKAKSPPAEKVLENGQAVDSTDKEPSIKRQDSFERRLPELPKIDVQSANFQTSNGSDPESPVSPLLISDPKNERSHSQSFSRPHSHSDDFPMKANEVKSTNYKKAPSFWRLAQLSFAEWLYAVLGSIGAAIFGSFNPLLAYVIALIVTSYYRVDEGRHLRQEVDKWCLIIACMGIVTVVANFLQHFYFGIMGEKMTERVRRMMFSAMLRNEAGWFDEEENSADTLSMRLANDATFVRAAFSNRLSIFIQDSAAIIVALLIGMLLQWRLALVALATLPVLTLSAIAQKLWLAGFSRGIQEMHRKASLVLEDAVRNIYTVVAFCAGNKVMELYRLQLKKIFKQSFFHGMAIGFAFGFSQFLLFACNALLLWYTARMVKNEHMDLPTAIKEYMVFSFATFALVEPFGLAPYILKRRKSLISVFEIIDRVPKIEPDENSAMKPPNVYGSLELKNVDFCYPTRPELLVLSNFSLKVNGGQTVAVVGVSGSGKSTIISLIERFYDPVAGQVLLDGRDLKVYNLRWLRNHLGLVQQEPIIFSTTIRENIIYARHNASEAEMKEAARIANAHHFISSLPHGYDTHVGMRGVDLTPGQKQRIAIARVVLKNAPILLLDEASSSIESESSRVVQEALDTLIMGNKTTILIAHRAAMMRHVDNIVVLNGGRIVEEGSHDNLMSKNGLYVRLMQPHYGKGLRQHRLV from the exons ATGATGATATCTCGGGGGCTGTTCGGGTGGTCCCCGCCCCACGTACAGCCCTTGACACCGGTCTCAGAGGTGTCGGAGCCGCCCGAGTCGCCGTCGCCGTACATGGAGCAGAGTATCGACGCGTCGGCACAACCGATGGAGCAGGAGGAGGAGATGGATGAGCAGGAGGAGATGGAGCCGCCGCCAGCTGCCGTGCCCTTCTCAAGGCTGTTCACCTGCGCGGACCGGCTCGATTGGGTTCTGATGACTGTTGGGTCGATCGCCGCGGCGGCTCACGGGACGGCTCTGGTGGTGTACTTGCACTACTTCGCTAAGATTATTCATGTACTATGGATCGGCCATAACCCAAAAGGGGAGCCGCCACAAATGAACGACGAACAGTTCCAGAAGTTTATGGAT CTTTCTTTGTCCATCATGTATATTGCCGTTGGTGTTTTTGCAGCTGGTTGGATTG AGGTCTCATGCTGGATTCTGACGGGAGAACGGCAGACTGCTGTCATCAGGTCAAAATATGTTCAAGTATTACTTAACCAGGATATGAGTTTTTTTGATACCTATGGGAACAATGGGGACATTGTGAGCCAAGTATTGAGTGATGTGTTGCTCATTCAGTCTGCTCTTAGTGAAAAA GTTGGAAATTATATTCATAACATGGCTACATTTTTCAGTGGTCTGATTATTGGATTCATCAACTGTTGGCAGATCGCGGCTATAACTTTAGCCACCGGTCCTTTTATTGTGGCTGCTGGAGGAATATCAAATATATTTCTTCATAGGCTTGCTGAAAATATTCAAGATGCATATGCTGAAGCAGCTAGCATAGCTGAACAG GCAGTCTCTTACATTAGGACGTTATATGCATTTACGAATGAAACATTGGCCAAGTATTCGTATGCTACATCACTGCAAGCAACTCTCAGATATGGTATATTGATAAGTCTTGTGCAAGGACTTGGTCTTGGATTCACTTATGGCCTTGCCATTTGTTCTTGTGCCTTGCAACTGTGGGTTGGAAGGTTCCTGGTTAATAGTCATAAAGCTCATGGTGGTGAAATTATAACAGCGCTTTTTGCTGTAATATTAAGTGGCCT TGGGCTGAATCAAGCGGCAACAAACTTCTACTCATTTGATCAAGGTCGAATTGCTGCTTATAGACTTTTTGAGATGATAAGTCGATCATCCTCTACTGTTAATCACGAGGGAAGTTCCCTAGCGACTGTACAAGGAAATATTGAGTTTCGAAATGTATATTTCAGTTATCTATCTCGTCCTGAGATCCCTATATTGAGTGGTTTTTACCTCACCGTGCCTGCTAAGAAAGCTGTGGCACTCGTTGGCAGAAATGGTTCGGGAAAGAGCAGTATTATCCCCCTCATGGAGCGGTTTTATGATCCAACATTAG GAGAAGTTCTTTTGGATGGAGAAAATATCAAAAACCTGAGACTGGAGTGGCTTCGAAGTCAGATAGGGCTAGTCACACAGGAACCTGCTTTGCTGAGTTTAAGTATAAGAGATAATATTGCATATGGGCGGGATGCTACAATGGATCAAATTGAAGAAGCTGCTAAAATAGCTCATGCGCATACATTTATTACCTCACTTGAGGGAGGATACGATACACAG GTTGGAAGAGCAGGCTTAGCATTGACGGAAgagcaaaaaataaaactttcaaTTGCCAGAGCAGTACTTCTGAACCCCTCAATTCTTTTGCTTGATGAGGTCACTGGTGGACTAGATTTTGAAGCTGAAAAAGCTGTTCAAGAAGCTCTAGATCTTCTTATGTTAGGGCGTTCAACTATAATTATAGCTCGGCGGCTTAGTCTTATAAGGAATGCTGATTACATAGCTGTGATGGAGGAAGGTCAACTAGTTGAAATGGGTACCCATGATGAGTTATTAACCCTGGATGGCCTCTATGCGGAGCTTCTCAAAAatgaagaagctgcaaaacttCCTAGGAG GATGCCAGTGAGGAACTACAAGGAAACTGCAACTTTCCAAATTGAAAAGGACTCTTCGGCAAGTAATAGCTTCCAAGAACCATCATCTCCGGAAATGATGAAATCACCCTCCCTTCAGAGAACTACTGGCATGTTCCGGATGGGTGATAACACTTTTAACTCACAGGAGTCACCAAAAGCTAAGAGCCCACCAGCAGAGAAAGTGTTGGAAAATGGTCAGGCCGTGGATTCAACAGATAAGGAACCATCAATAAAAAGGCAGGATAGTTTTGAAAGGAGACTACCAGAGTTACCCAAGATTGATGTCCAGTCTGCGAATTTCCAAACGTCAAATGGTTCGGACCCTGAATCCCCCGTGTCACCCCTTTTGATATCTGATCCAAAAAATGAGCGTTCCCATTCACAATCCTTTAGCCGCCCTCATAGTCATTCAGATGACTTTCCCATGAAAGCGAATGAAGTAAAAAGTACAAATTATAAGAAGGCACCATCATTTTGGAGACTTGCACAACTTAGTTTTGCTGAGTGGCTGTATGCTGTGTTAGGAAGCATTGGTGCTGCTATCTTTGGTTCCTTCAATCCTCTTCTTGCTTATGTAATCGCACTGATAGTAACATCGTACTATAGAGTTGATGAAGGTCGTCACTTGAGACAGGAAGTGGACAAATGGTGCTTGATCATTGCTTGTATGGGTATAGTGACAGTCGTTGCCAATTTCTTGCAGCATTTCTACTTTGGTATTATGGGTGAGAAAATGACTGAACGGGTTCGTAGAATGATGTTTTCAG CAATGCTGCGAAATGAAGCGGGATGGTTTGATGAAGAGGAAAACAGTGCTGATACCTTATCCATGCGCTTGGCCAACGATGCTACATTTGTACGAGCTGCTTTCAGCAATCGGCTGTCAATATTTATACAGGATAGTGCTGCTATTATTGTGGCTCTTCTTATTGGGATGCTGCTACAATGGCGATTAGCACTTGTGGCTTTGGCAACCCTACCAGTTCTCACTCTTTCTGCCATTGCACAG AAATTATGGCTTGCTGGTTTTTCAAGGGGAATTCAGGAGATGCACAGGAAGGCATCTTTGGTTCTCGAGGATGCGGTTAGAAACATTTACACTGTTGTAGCATTCTGTGCTGGTAACAAGGTAATGGAGCTCTACAGGTTGCAGCTGAAGAAAATATTCAAGCAGAGTTTCTTTCATGGAATGGCCATTGGATTTGCATTTGGCTTTTCGCAGTTCCTTCTTTTTGCCTGCAATGCCCTTCTCCTCTGGTACACTGCACGCATGGTGAAAAATGAGCATATGGATCTACCTACTGCTATCAAGGAGTATATGGTTTTCTCTTTTGCTACATTTGCACTTGTAGAACCTTTTGGGTTGGCTCCTTACATCCTGAAACGCCGAAAATCTCTCATTTCAGTTTTTGAAATCATAGATCGAGTGCCGAAGATTGAGCCAGATGAAAACTCAGCGATGAAGCCACCTAATGTTTATGGAAGCCTTGAGTTGAAAAATGTTGACTTCTGTTATCCAACTCGCCCAGAACTGTTGGTACTGAGCAATTTCAGTCTCAAAGTAAATGGGGGGCAAACTGTAGCTGTGGTGGGAGTTTCAGGGTCAGGAAAGAGCACTATAATTTCTTTGATTGAGAGATTTTATGATCCAGTTGCTGGTCAAGTCTTACTGGATGGTCGAGATCTGAAAGTTTATAATTTGAGATGGTTGAGGAACCACCTAGGTCTTGTTCAGCAGGAGCCCATTATATTCTCAACAACCATTCGGGAAAATATTATATATGCAAGGCACAATGCTAGTGAGGCCGAGATGAAAGAGGCAGCCAGAATAGCAAATGCTCACCATTTCATCAGCAGCTTGCCTCATGGTTATGATACGCATGTGGGGATGAGAGGTGTTGACTTGACCCCGGGACAGAAACAGAGGATTGCAATAGCACGTGTCGTGCTAAAGAATGCCCCCATCTTATTATTGGATGAAGCAAGCTCGTCCATTGAATCCGAATCAAGTCGAGTGGTTCAGGAGGCTCTTGATACATTAATCATGGGGAACAAAACAACCATTTTGATAGCCCATAGAGCTGCAATGATGAGGCATGTTGACAACATTGTAGTTCTCAACGGAGGGAGAATCGTGGAAGAAGGGTCCCATGATAATTTAATGTCAAAGAATGGTCTCTATGTCCGTTTGATGCAACCGCACTATGGCAAGGGTTTGCGTCAGCATAGACTCGTCTAG
- the LOC126628794 gene encoding photosynthetic NDH subunit of lumenal location 1, chloroplastic-like, with protein MQLYNVRVRFLPTNKTDIHDLGPMEQVVTDLVRHKLAAPNQYATIFGVEEKSIDGKNYYTIEYGLASPNFATTSFATIAIGNGRYYTLIVGANERRWKRYRNQLKVVADSFRMLDI; from the exons ATGCAGCTGTATAATGTTAGAGTGAGATTTTTACCCACAAATAAAACAGACATCCATGATTTGGGTCCAATGGAACAG GTTGTGACCGATCTGGTGAGGCATAAACTTGCTGCACCAAACCAGTATGCAACCATATTTGGCGTCGAGGAG AAAAGCATAGATGGGAAAAATTATTACACCATTGAGTATGGACTTGCATCTCCAAACTTCGCTACCACTTCATTCGCAACCATTGCCATTGGAAACG GGAGATATTACACCCTAATTGTCGGAGCAAACGAAAGACGGTGGAAAAGATACCGCAACCAGCTTAAAGTGGTAGCAGACTCTTTCAGAATGCTGGACATCTGA